One stretch of Nilaparvata lugens isolate BPH unplaced genomic scaffold, ASM1435652v1 scaffold4482, whole genome shotgun sequence DNA includes these proteins:
- the LOC120355727 gene encoding rap guanine nucleotide exchange factor 4-like — protein sequence MNLESYCAQGFMSCQSKPLYRHLFSLFFPKCMRPVVTTITTSSALASSHISSSKPPHNSSSVTVTANSKSPPSPPNCRGVEGGGGGRGVGGGGGGHSPPHQSHPNHSTAASSVRRANSPETANPADPITEAPSMAMARAGWVLRALLLNDASGILRDRKSVGGRLVVRRCASGSELVDWLMGLAPVQVDSRQLATGMWQALLEEGVISHATTDHAFKDKCLLYNFFQDREGSTTIPTAQDVAEAEEHLEESIVELVHRAPDAVLRMILRKPSHDRTAEELETIYDELMQLKPLLHFSNSVKRELASVVMFEAHNNKSGSVLFQQGDEGRSWYIILKGSVDVVTHSKGNVDVISEGEDFGKLALINDTPRAATIILREDICHFLRVDKENFNRIMRDVEANTVTFKEHGKDVLILERIPNNNRNQPKMCRFLVVAGTPQKMLEHLLETRVMVGAASGGREPVNDPCLDDFFLTHIVYMPTRQLVTELTKQYPFIFQLIDKLNSISSM from the exons atgaatctggaatcatattgtGCTCAAGGCTTCATGTCTTGCCAATCGAAGCCTTTGTATCGACATCTGTTCAGTCTGTTCTTCCCGAAAT GTATGAGACCAGTAGTGACAACCATCACCACCTCCTCAGCTCTGGCTTCCAGTCACATCTCCTCCTCCAAGCCTCCTCACAACTCCTCCTCAGTGACAGTTACCGCTAACAGCAaatcacctccttctcctcccaacTGTAGAGgagtggaaggaggaggaggaggaagaggagtaggtggtggaggaggCGGACATTCTCCTCCTCACCAATCACATCCCAACCACTCGACAGCTGCCTCCTCAGTGAGGAGGGCGAACAGTCCAGAAACGGCCAATCCTGCCGATCCTATAACTGAG GCGCCCAGCATGGCGATGGCACGGGCCGGCTGGGTGCTGAGGGCTCTGCTGCTGAACGACGCGTCAGGCATCCTGAGGGACAGGAAGTCGGTTGGAGGGCGTCTGGTGGTGCGGAGATGCGCGAGTGGCAGTGAACTGGTGGACTGGCTCATGGGTCTGGCTCCGGTGCAGGTGGACAGCAGGCAGCTGGCTACTGGCATGTGGCAGGCTCTCCTCGAGGAAGGTGTCATTTCACATG CAACAACGGACCACGCCTTCAAGGACAAGTGTCTGCTGTACAACTTCTTCCAAGACCGGGAGGGCTCCACGACGATCCCCACAGCCCAGGATGTGGCTGAAGCCGAGGAACACCTGGAGGAGAGTATAGTCGAGCTGGTTCATAGAGCACCCGATGCCGTGCTCAGGATGATACTGAGAAAACC GAGTCATGATAGGACTGCTGAAGAGCTGGAGACAATCTACGATGAATTAATGCAGCTGAAGCCTttacttcatttttcaaattccgTCAAAAGAGAATTAGCCAGCGTGGTTATGTTTGAAGCGCATAATAACAAATCAGGAAGTGTTC TATTCCAACAAGGAGACGAAGGAAGGTCGTGGTACATTATTTTGAAGGGTTCTGTGGACGTTGTTACACATTCGAAAGGCAACGTGGATGTTATATCAGAAGGGGAGGACTTCGGGAAACTAGCCTTAATTAATGATACGCCAAG AGCAGCGACAATAATCTTAAGGGAGGACATTTGTCATTTCTTGAGAGTGGACAAGGAGAATTTCAACAGGATCATGAGGGACGTGGAAGCCAATACTGTCACCTTCAAGGAGCATGGGAAGGATGTCCTTATTTTAGAACGGATTCCGAATAACAACAGAAATCAACCCAA AATGTGCAGATTCCTAGTGGTGGCAGGTACACCGCAAAAGATGTTGGAACACTTGCTGGAAACGCGAGTGATGGTGGGAGCTGCCAGCGGAGGGAGAGAGCCAGTCAACGATCCATGTCTTGACGACTTCTTTCTCACTCACATCGTATACATGCCCACTAGGCAGCTGGTTACCGAGCTCACTAAACAATATCCTTTTATATTccaattaattgataaattaaattCTATTAGTTCTATGA